A window of Pomacea canaliculata isolate SZHN2017 linkage group LG3, ASM307304v1, whole genome shotgun sequence contains these coding sequences:
- the LOC112559302 gene encoding probable cysteine--tRNA ligase, mitochondrial isoform X1 codes for MKSVLRNNQFMLRPSLIYQNSLRDSHRVTVSGRTLLQFLFRTHYKCCTLGNAAHLRNCHSRLYIGSSVIRCSGSINETRCQTRGHLKVPASPAFSHRILISSFSTHATTNISGTKSDWDQPPGFDTGIVIWHPIVKMKVPFILTENRLARWYMCGPTVYDSAHIGHASSYTRFDIIRRIMENVFGIDTMLVMGITDVDDKIIKRAKEDGITITELTRAYEMEFFQDMMALNVSLPTTFTRVTDHMEHIILFIQGIINNGLAYVTEDGSVYFDVLKYGHKGQMRQVVCDSTEASDQYKRNPPDFALWKGAKEGEIFWPSPWGNGRPGWHIECSAMASSIFGANFDLHTGGVDLMFPHHENEIAQSRAYFGCQQWANYWMHTGHLHLKKDTQKMSKSLKNTISVSQLLEDYTPNQFRMLCLLTHYRNSIAFSSESMEKAVVIMNQLNSLVGQCEAYMQGCFDCPNISQPELYQRIHVTREAVEKALADDFDTPCALDAVLSLMGYLNQVMQYKTEPRILRVGKQTERGACWQPVGGQSLVLGSSAAVASASIYIQRILTQLGLDMGCNKTREDRKAQQQFQLAMDTLTEFRGHVRNCALDSKHVVEFLEKHGYQPQDNLKKIHRELFSPILDACDNVRQKLCSANIHIKDLKKGSIWNVEDHTVKTTQRFSG; via the exons atgaaatctgTATTACGAAATAACCAGTTCATGTTGAGACCGTCATTGATTTACCAAAACTCTCTACGCGATAGTCACAGAGTGACAGTTTCGGGCAGAACTTTGCTTCAATTTCTATTCAGAACCCACTATAAATGCTGCACCCTTGGGAACGCAGCGCATTTGAGAAACTGTCACTCACGACTTTACATTGGTTCTAGTGTTATACGGTGCTCAGGAAGCATAAACGAAACTCGATGTCAAACAAGGGGACATTTGAAGGTACCTGCGTCACCAGCATTCTCACACAGAATACTAATCTCATCATTTTCAACGCACGCTACTACCAACATATCTGGTACCAAAAGCGATTGGGATCAGCCACCTGGTTTTGATACAGGCATCGTCATTTGGCACCCAATTGTGAAAATGAAAGTGCCATTCATTTTGACTGAAAATAGACTTGCTAGATG GTATATGTGTGGCCCAACAGTTTATGATAGTGCACATATTGGCCATGCAAGCTCTTACACAAGATTCGATATCATTCGACGTATCATGGAAAATGTGTTTGGCATTGATACCATGTTGGTCATGGGAATCACTGATGTTGATGACAAGATCATAAAGCGTGCAAAAGAA GATGGAATTACCATCACAGAGCTGACAAGAGCATATGAGATGGAGTTCTTCCAGGATATGATGGCCTTAAATGTGTCACTACCAACCACATTCACTCGAGTAACAGATCATATGGAGCACATTATATTGTTCATCCAAGGCATCATCAATAATGGTCTTGCATATGTTACAGAAGATG GAAGTGTTTATTTTGATGTGCTGAAGTATGGACATAAAGGTCAGATGAGACAGGTTGTCTGTGATTCTACTGAGGCAA GTGACCAATATAAAAGAAACCCCCCAGACTTTGCTTTGTGGAAAGGTGCTAAAGAAGGGGAAATATTTTGGCCGTCACCGTGGGGTAATGGCCGCCCAGGCTGGCACATTGAGTGCTCAGCTATGGCAAG TTCTATCTTTGGAGCAAACTTTGACCTTCATACTGGTGGTGTGGATTTGATGTTTCCTCACCATGAAAATGAAATAGCCCAGTCTAGGGCGTACTTTGGCTGTCAGCAATGGGCAAATTACTGGATGCATACAG GACATCTGCATCTGAAAAAAGATACACAAAAGATGTCTAAGTCGCTCAAAAACACTATCAGCGTCTCTCAGCTTCTAGAGGACTACACACCTAATCAATTCCGCATGCTTTGTCTTCTAACTCACTACAGAAACT CCATTGCATTCAGCAGCGAATCAATGGAAAAGGCTGTTGTCATTATGAATCAGCTGAACAGCTTAGTGGGTCAGTGTGAAGCTTACATGCAGGGATGCTTTGACTGTCCAAACATTTCACAGCCAGAACTCTATCAAAG AATTCATGTAACCAGAGAAGCAGTGGAGAAGGCACTTGCAGATGACTTTGACACCCCCTGTGCTTTGGATGCTGTCCTCAGTTTGATGGGATACTTGAACCAGGTCATGCAATACAAAACTGAG CCGAGAATCCTGAGAGTAGGCAAGCAAACAGAACGTGGTGCATGTTGGCAGCCAGTTGGTGGACAAAGCCTTGTCCTTGGCAGCTCTGCTGCTGTTGCTTCTGCCAGTATTTACATCCAACGCATCCTCACACAGCTTGGACTAGACATGGGGTGCAACAAG ACAAGGGAGGATAGAAAAGCTCAGCAGCAATTCCAGTTAGCCATGGACACGCTTACAGAGTTTCGAGGTCATGTACGAAATTGTGCTCTTGATTCGAAGCACGTAGTGGAGTTTTTAG aaaaacatGGTTATCAACCACAggataatttgaaaaaaattcatagaGAGCTGTTTTCTCCCATACTGGATGCATGTGATAATGTCAGACAAAAACTGTGTTCTGCAAACATCCACATAAAA GATCTGAAGAAAGGGTCGATTTGGAATGTTGAGGATCACACAGTTAAAACAACTCAAAGATTTTCAGGTTAA
- the LOC112559302 gene encoding probable cysteine--tRNA ligase, mitochondrial isoform X2 — MEFFQDMMALNVSLPTTFTRVTDHMEHIILFIQGIINNGLAYVTEDGSVYFDVLKYGHKGQMRQVVCDSTEASDQYKRNPPDFALWKGAKEGEIFWPSPWGNGRPGWHIECSAMASSIFGANFDLHTGGVDLMFPHHENEIAQSRAYFGCQQWANYWMHTGHLHLKKDTQKMSKSLKNTISVSQLLEDYTPNQFRMLCLLTHYRNSIAFSSESMEKAVVIMNQLNSLVGQCEAYMQGCFDCPNISQPELYQRIHVTREAVEKALADDFDTPCALDAVLSLMGYLNQVMQYKTEPRILRVGKQTERGACWQPVGGQSLVLGSSAAVASASIYIQRILTQLGLDMGCNKTREDRKAQQQFQLAMDTLTEFRGHVRNCALDSKHVVEFLEKHGYQPQDNLKKIHRELFSPILDACDNVRQKLCSANIHIKDLKKGSIWNVEDHTVKTTQRFSG; from the exons ATGGAGTTCTTCCAGGATATGATGGCCTTAAATGTGTCACTACCAACCACATTCACTCGAGTAACAGATCATATGGAGCACATTATATTGTTCATCCAAGGCATCATCAATAATGGTCTTGCATATGTTACAGAAGATG GAAGTGTTTATTTTGATGTGCTGAAGTATGGACATAAAGGTCAGATGAGACAGGTTGTCTGTGATTCTACTGAGGCAA GTGACCAATATAAAAGAAACCCCCCAGACTTTGCTTTGTGGAAAGGTGCTAAAGAAGGGGAAATATTTTGGCCGTCACCGTGGGGTAATGGCCGCCCAGGCTGGCACATTGAGTGCTCAGCTATGGCAAG TTCTATCTTTGGAGCAAACTTTGACCTTCATACTGGTGGTGTGGATTTGATGTTTCCTCACCATGAAAATGAAATAGCCCAGTCTAGGGCGTACTTTGGCTGTCAGCAATGGGCAAATTACTGGATGCATACAG GACATCTGCATCTGAAAAAAGATACACAAAAGATGTCTAAGTCGCTCAAAAACACTATCAGCGTCTCTCAGCTTCTAGAGGACTACACACCTAATCAATTCCGCATGCTTTGTCTTCTAACTCACTACAGAAACT CCATTGCATTCAGCAGCGAATCAATGGAAAAGGCTGTTGTCATTATGAATCAGCTGAACAGCTTAGTGGGTCAGTGTGAAGCTTACATGCAGGGATGCTTTGACTGTCCAAACATTTCACAGCCAGAACTCTATCAAAG AATTCATGTAACCAGAGAAGCAGTGGAGAAGGCACTTGCAGATGACTTTGACACCCCCTGTGCTTTGGATGCTGTCCTCAGTTTGATGGGATACTTGAACCAGGTCATGCAATACAAAACTGAG CCGAGAATCCTGAGAGTAGGCAAGCAAACAGAACGTGGTGCATGTTGGCAGCCAGTTGGTGGACAAAGCCTTGTCCTTGGCAGCTCTGCTGCTGTTGCTTCTGCCAGTATTTACATCCAACGCATCCTCACACAGCTTGGACTAGACATGGGGTGCAACAAG ACAAGGGAGGATAGAAAAGCTCAGCAGCAATTCCAGTTAGCCATGGACACGCTTACAGAGTTTCGAGGTCATGTACGAAATTGTGCTCTTGATTCGAAGCACGTAGTGGAGTTTTTAG aaaaacatGGTTATCAACCACAggataatttgaaaaaaattcatagaGAGCTGTTTTCTCCCATACTGGATGCATGTGATAATGTCAGACAAAAACTGTGTTCTGCAAACATCCACATAAAA GATCTGAAGAAAGGGTCGATTTGGAATGTTGAGGATCACACAGTTAAAACAACTCAAAGATTTTCAGGTTAA
- the LOC112559307 gene encoding cilia- and flagella-associated protein 97-like: MCDSDSDMTDVSPISSPRDGFLNGHGENTSHSRSHEPKSVHFKKYKPVSLNEETTAHRDYADNGNAIDLNILMKAVSEIEKEKRVKAQTRRVMFEPVQAKSCGKTNYTFSCDDTDRIEKENKRLLQEILKCMHSNSEKRQQKVADPSIKRSTLTASAINRRRDQKRIENENLAFLKRLQSVRPSKGISRQEQLHAYNSTVLHGVPISALHPAPSYRTLHSDRSSNFSMADSLDHRTYSQNSLRSTASLSVSSASSHQSSRAGSRPTSAKMAERPPWNDRW, translated from the exons ATGTGTGACTCGGACAGTGATATGACTGATGTATCACCAATATCATCTCCTCGAGATGGTTTTTTGAATGGACATGGAGAAAATACATCACACAGCAGAAGCCATGAACCTAAAtcagttcactttaaaaaatacaaacctgtTTCTTTGAATGAGGAAACTACAGCACACAGAGATTATGCAGACAATGGTAACGCTATTGATTTGAACATTCTTATGAAAGCTGTATCAGAAATTGAGAAAGAGAAACGCGTAAAAGCTCAGACACGTAGAGTAATGTTTGAACCAGTTCAAGCAAAATCCTGTGGAAAAACCAACTACACATTCAGCTGTGATGACACTGACAgaattgagaaagaaaataagaggcTTTTGCAAGAGATCCTGAAATGCATGCATTCAAATTCAGAGAAAAGGCAACAAAAAGTGGCAGACCCTTCAATCAAGCGGTCAACTCTGACAGCATCAGCTATAAACAGGCGGCGAGACCAGAAGAgaatagaaaatgaaaatttg GCCTTTTTAAAGCGACTCCAAAGTGTCAGACCAAGCAAAGGCATATCTAGACAAGAGCAGCTTCATGCTTACAACAGCACAGTTCTGCATGGTGTTCCCATATCTGCTCTGCATCCAGCACCATCTTACAGGACTCTGCACAGTGATCGCTCTTCTAACTTCAGCATGGCAGACAGCCTGGATCATCGTACTTACAGTCAAAATAGTCTGCGAAGTACTGCATCATTATCAGTAAGTTCAGCTTCATCACACCAGAGCAGCAGGGCTGGCAGTCGACCCACTAGTGCAAAGATGGCAGAACGACCTCCTTGGAATGACAGATGGTAA
- the LOC112559310 gene encoding uncharacterized protein LOC112559310, whose product MEDLIGPSELNNKELETDKSSILLKIINQLKPCKTSCQSLVQPEPSEKYISTPPYSLSKNSLIQAKTVEKRPSKRDNILCNMFEEPKTLIKSRRYISSKEDAQFPVLDDGDFM is encoded by the exons ATGGAAGACTTGATAGGGCCTTCAGAACTGAACAACAAAGAACTAGAGACAGACAAGTCAAGTATCTTGCTCAAGATTATCAATCAGCTAAAACCTTGCAAGACATCCTGTCAATCACTGGTTCAGCCAGAACCATCTGAG aaataTATATCTACACCACCTTATTCATTATCTAAAAATTCCCTTATTCAGGCCAAGACAGTTGAAAAAAGGCCATCTAAAAGGGACAACATACTCTGTAATATGTTTGAGGAACCAAAAACACTAATTAAATCAAGAAG ATATATTTCTAGTAAAGAGGATGCTCAGTTTCCTGTACTGGATGATGGAGACTTCATGTAA
- the LOC112559309 gene encoding zinc finger matrin-type protein 2-like, whose translation MSAYENPVADHRRKWDREEYERLAKERLSRENEEPDKDVPVRRELLKPRDYKVDLDSKLGKSVVITKTTPASQQGGYYCNVCDCVVKDSINFLDHINGKKHQRNLGMSMKIERSSLDQVKQRFEMNKKKKEEKKKEYDFEERMKEIKEEEEKAKAHKKEKRKERKRKADEDDDADGDPDMAALMGFSGFGSSKKTK comes from the exons ATGTCGGCATACGAA AATCCAGTTGCTGATCACCGCCGCAAGTGGGACAGAGAGGAATATGAAAGACTGGCGAAGGAGAGACTCAGCCGTGAAAATGAAGAACCAGATAAAGACGTTCCAGTAAGAAGAGAGCTACTAAAGCCACGAGATTATAAG GTTGATCTCGACTCCAAGCTTGGAAAATCTGTTGTTATCACAAAAACCACTCCAGCATCCCAGCAGGGCGG ATACTACTGcaatgtgtgtgattgtgtggtCAAAGACTCCATTAATTTTTTGGATCACATCAATGGCAAAAAGC ATCAGAGAAACCTGGGAATGTCTATGAAAATTGAGAGGTCTTCTCTTGATCAAGTCAAGCAGCGGTTtgaaatgaacaagaaaaagaaggaggagaagaagaaagagtatGATTTTGAAGAACGAatgaaagaaatcaaagaagaG gAAGAGAAGGCTAAGGCTCacaaaaaggagaagagaaaagaacgGAAAAGGAAagctgatgaagatgatgatgctgatggtgaTCCTGATATGGCTGCATTAATGGGTTTCTCTGGCTTTGgatcttcaaagaaaacaaagtga
- the LOC112559305 gene encoding protein FAM114A2-like, translating into MKGTVPENVSGEDEMNSEISAVAAGDTQQQPQPKLQQTESENPSVQVISRDAGDAVAAEDEGGQTDAKSDEGWSWGWGSSFINAATSSLETFTSQVGEGLATIIDTVESSLGVPDPQELAQAEAAVEKASEPNGAERVEGTAQPCEKESTDKGKRELVQNEKGAEVQAGNRLLEEEVQEKSSWLSGWGMSSLTSMGKSLVNKSQSLMNSGFEKAEVLAAGGLDILETIGKKTYTTLTEHDPGLRRAREFLHLQGEKPSLSSVLKEAQEQAEKQAKLDEEFKEALKINFGALFEDNQGFAHLEALEMLSNQSERKVQSLLSHMADDDLELVRPHLVEIKDVFQQLGEVQEKETADELEHDFSKLVTENLSELHMGTTPDKLNQVQESVRQWIADFYSHEDHGKISDVKEVQQRAIQSLAEVTAKAVEQFHKAGELVLLQNDAEKSCVHRAKSLARLAQVLVTEVDILATKFSECLNKIAEEKNIADEVNPMVTNIYLEASNACGYIQDAFRLLLPVLQHAALQSAVNKSLS; encoded by the exons ATGAAAGGCACTGTTCCAGAGAATGTTTCTGGAGAAGATGAGATGAATTCTGAAATTTCTGCTGTAGCTGCAGGAGACACGCAGCAACAGCCTCAACCTAAACTACAGCAAACTGAGTCAGAGAACCCATCAGTGCAAGTGATTTCACGAGATGCTGGTGATGCAGTGGCTGCAGAGGACGAAGGGGGCCAAACAGATGCCAAGAGTGATGAGGGCTGGAGTTGGGGATGGGGGTCTTCCTTTATTAATGCAGCAACATCTTCTCTGGAGACTTTCACTTCTCAAGTTG GTGAGGGGTTAGCAACTATCATTGACACCGTAGAGTCGAGTCTTGGAGTTCCTGATCCTCAGGAGCTTGCCCAAGCTGAAGCAGCTGTAGAAAAAGCCTCGGAACCCAATGGCGCTGAGAGAG TAGAAGGAACAGCGCAACCatgtgaaaaagaaagcacAGATAAAGGGAAGAGAGAACTAGTTCAGAATGAAAAGGGAGCAGAGGTACAGGCAGGCAACCGTCTTCTTGAAGAGGAAGTGCAGGAAAAGAGTAGCTGGCTTTCAGGCTGGGGGATGTCCAGCCTCACCTCCATG gGCAAATCGTTGGTCAACAAAAGTCAGTCACTGATGAACTCTGGCTTTGAAAAGGCAGAAGTTCTGGCTGCAGGAGGCCTGGATATCCTTGAGACCATTGGTAAAAAGACATACACCACCCTGACAGAACATGACCCAGGACTGCGGCGAGCGCGAGAGTTTTTGCACCTTCAAGGAGAGAAACCCAGCTTGTCATCTGTGTTAAAAGAAGCCCAGGAACAGGCAGAGAAGCAGGCAAAGCTAGACGAAGAGTTCAAAGAAGCTCTTAAGATCAACTTTGGAGCTTTGTTTGAAGATAATCAAG GTTTTGCACATTTGGAAGCTCTTGAAATGCTGTCCAACCAGAGTGAACGAAAAGTGCAGTCTTTGCTGTCACACATGGCAGATGATGATCTGGAGTTAGTGCGGCCACATCTGGTTGAGATCAAAGATGTTTTTCAGCAGTTGGGAGAAGTACAAGAGAAGGAGACAGCAG ATGAGTTGGAGCATGACTTCAGCAAACTGGTGACAGAAAATCTTTCTGAACTCCACATGGGAACAACCCCAGACAAACTCAACCAG GTTCAGGAATCTGTACGACAGTGGATTGCTGACTTTTACTCCCATGAGGATCATGGTAAAATCTCTGATGTCAAG gAGGTACAGCAAAGAGCTATCCAGTCACTAGCAGAAGTGACAGCCAAAGCAGTTGAGCAATTTCACAAGGCTGGGGAGCTGGTTTTGTTGCAGAATGATGCAGAGAAGAGTTGTGTTCATCGAGCTAAGAGCTTAGCTAG GCTGGCTCAGGTGTTGGTGACAGAGGTGGATATCCTTGCTACCAAATTTTCCGAGTGCCTCAACAAAATTGCT GAAGAGAAAAACATCGCGGATGAAGTGAATCCCATGGTTACAAATATCTATTTGGAG GCCAGCAATGCTTGCGGCTACATTCAGGATGCTTTTCGACTGCTGCTGCCCGTTCTTCAGCATGCTGCTTTGCAGTCAGCTGTAAACAAGAGCCTGTCTTAG